AACGATCCAGTTTTTTTCAGGGATCTCATGTATTTCAGCTGATGAATAGCCTGCTTGATACAGGTAATTCCTGTATTCCTCTGGTTTATAGTATTTCATTCCTGTACTTTGGGCATATCTGCTATTTCTATCCTTAAATTGTGGGTGATCGTATACTTCATTGACAACAAGAAGGATACCTTCATTTTTTAATGTTCGATGTATTTCCCTGAAATTTTCTATAAGATCCGGCCAGAAATAACAGGTCTCAAAGGCACATGCAACATCAAAAGTAAAATTTTTAAAAGGAATACAAGAAACGGATCCCTGTAATACTTGTATCTTTCCTGAATCTATGAGTTCTTTATTGACATCCCTGGCCAGTTTTACCATTTCATCTGAATAATCTATTCCGTAAACTTTACCTTCGGGGTTTAGTGAAGAAAGTACCTGCAGTGACATCCCGCCACCAAATCCAATATCCAGTATTGTTGATCCTGGCATTAATTCAATGTGTTCTAATCCCCACATCCATAGCTGCTGGTGACGTATGTTCATCTCTTTCCCAATAACTTTTCCTTCAGGACCTGAT
Above is a genomic segment from Methanosalsum zhilinae DSM 4017 containing:
- a CDS encoding class I SAM-dependent methyltransferase, whose amino-acid sequence is MSELDKRLQQCRRPSGPEGKVIGKEMNIRHQQLWMWGLEHIELMPGSTILDIGFGGGMSLQVLSSLNPEGKVYGIDYSDEMVKLARDVNKELIDSGKIQVLQGSVSCIPFKNFTFDVACAFETCYFWPDLIENFREIHRTLKNEGILLVVNEVYDHPQFKDRNSRYAQSTGMKYYKPEEYRNYLYQAGYSSAEIHEIPEKNWIVMIAEK